The Thermosynechococcus sp. genome has a segment encoding these proteins:
- a CDS encoding GtrA family protein, which translates to MTLQTLIIRYTAFAVIATLMNLFFQRIILIIDNSLPYFMAAVAVGTLVGLVVKYYLDKRWIFFDHKKGIHHYSRQFSLYASMGIFTTAIFWGFETVFWLIWQSHFMREMGAIIGLAIGYGVKYHLDKRYVFSNDS; encoded by the coding sequence ATGACTTTACAAACCCTAATTATTCGCTATACTGCTTTTGCGGTGATTGCTACCTTGATGAATTTATTTTTTCAGAGGATAATATTAATTATTGATAATAGCTTGCCTTATTTTATGGCCGCAGTGGCAGTGGGTACGCTCGTGGGATTGGTGGTGAAATACTATCTGGATAAGCGATGGATTTTCTTTGATCATAAAAAGGGTATCCATCATTATAGCCGTCAATTTAGTCTGTATGCTTCAATGGGAATTTTTACAACCGCCATTTTTTGGGGATTTGAAACCGTATTTTGGTTGATTTGGCAAAGCCATTTTATGCGGGAAATGGGTGCCATTATTGGTTTAGCTATTGGCTATGGGGTCAAGTATCACTTGGATAAACGATATGTCTTCTCTAATGACTCCTAG
- a CDS encoding FAD-binding oxidoreductase: protein MPLIARGNGRAYGDSALNRQATLQMSHFNRLLGFNPQTGQLIAEAGVLLAEILEIFVPRGWFPLITPGTKFVTVGGMIAADVHGKNHHKEGSFVQSLDWLDLLTSEGQMYRCSPSENRDLFYWTVGGMGLTGVILRAAFRLRPIETAWVRQTTYVARNLDEAVDLFEAAQDVTYAVAWIDCLAARSQLGRSVVMLGEHATRQELPTKYRQRPLQTPQRRQFSIPVDFPNGALNSLTVRALNQLYFLNSQRKAGLSFVDWDTFFYPLDSLLGWNRIYGRRGFVQFQCVLPLSTAREGLGALLHCTSVAGAGSFLGVLKKLGDQQGYFSFPMAGYTLALDFPMCQRTLKLLDQLEEITLQHGGRFYLAKDSHLTPLRLRQSDCRVETFVKVRDAHQWRVNFASEQSQRLNL from the coding sequence TTGCCACTCATTGCCCGTGGAAATGGCCGTGCCTACGGAGATAGCGCCCTCAATCGGCAAGCAACACTGCAAATGAGCCACTTCAATCGCCTATTGGGGTTTAATCCGCAAACTGGTCAATTGATTGCTGAGGCAGGGGTTCTGCTGGCAGAGATTCTAGAGATTTTTGTGCCTCGCGGTTGGTTTCCCCTGATTACCCCCGGCACGAAGTTTGTTACGGTGGGGGGTATGATTGCCGCCGATGTGCATGGAAAAAACCACCACAAAGAGGGCAGTTTTGTTCAGAGTTTAGACTGGCTGGATCTCCTAACCAGCGAGGGGCAAATGTATCGCTGCTCCCCTTCAGAAAATCGAGATTTGTTTTACTGGACGGTGGGGGGAATGGGCTTGACGGGGGTGATCCTCAGGGCAGCCTTTCGATTGCGCCCCATTGAGACGGCTTGGGTTCGCCAAACTACCTATGTCGCCAGGAATTTGGACGAGGCGGTTGATCTCTTTGAGGCTGCGCAGGATGTGACCTACGCCGTGGCTTGGATTGATTGTCTAGCGGCTCGTTCTCAGTTGGGGCGGTCTGTGGTGATGCTAGGGGAACACGCGACACGCCAGGAGCTGCCAACCAAATATCGGCAGAGGCCACTGCAGACTCCGCAACGACGTCAGTTCTCGATTCCTGTGGATTTTCCCAATGGTGCCTTGAATTCATTAACTGTGCGTGCCTTGAATCAACTGTATTTTCTCAATAGTCAACGCAAGGCTGGCCTGTCCTTTGTCGATTGGGATACTTTCTTCTATCCCCTGGATAGTCTCTTGGGATGGAATCGCATCTATGGGCGGCGTGGTTTTGTCCAGTTCCAATGCGTCTTGCCCCTGAGCACTGCCCGCGAGGGTCTAGGGGCGTTACTGCATTGCACGTCAGTCGCAGGAGCGGGGTCCTTTCTCGGAGTTTTGAAGAAGTTGGGTGATCAACAGGGTTATTTTTCATTTCCGATGGCGGGTTATACCTTGGCTCTGGACTTTCCGATGTGCCAACGCACCCTCAAGCTTTTGGATCAACTGGAGGAGATCACTCTACAGCATGGGGGTCGCTTTTACCTTGCCAAGGATAGCCATTTAACTCCGCTGCGCCTGCGCCAGTCCGATTGTCGGGTAGAAACGTTTGTAAAAGTCAGGGATGCCCACCAGTGGAGGGTGAACTTTGCTTCAGAACAGTCGCAGAGGTTAAATTTATGA
- a CDS encoding SDR family oxidoreductase, which translates to MTAPVLILGAASDIGRAIAHRFAAQGYPMQLAARQVSRLAPDKADLEIRYGVAVSIHEFDVLALETHAAFIQQLPEQPAIVICVVGFMPDQKACEQNLSLALEVMRTNYEGPAVILSLFANLFEQRGFGTLVGISSVAGERGRASNYFYGSAKAGFTAFLSGLRHRLAKSGVQVLTVLPGYVKTRMTEGMTLPPHLTAEPKEVADAIFSAIEKKKDVIYVRPTWRWIMAVIRWIPEPLFKRLSL; encoded by the coding sequence ATGACGGCTCCTGTGTTAATTCTGGGAGCGGCCTCTGATATTGGGCGGGCGATCGCCCACCGGTTTGCAGCTCAGGGCTATCCAATGCAGTTGGCTGCACGGCAGGTGAGCCGCCTAGCGCCAGATAAAGCCGATTTGGAAATACGCTATGGTGTGGCTGTCAGTATCCATGAATTCGATGTCTTGGCGCTGGAGACCCATGCAGCCTTTATCCAGCAACTCCCGGAGCAACCGGCGATTGTGATCTGTGTTGTTGGTTTCATGCCAGACCAAAAAGCATGTGAGCAAAATTTATCCCTTGCTCTTGAAGTGATGCGCACCAATTATGAAGGCCCAGCGGTTATTTTAAGTCTCTTTGCCAATCTGTTTGAGCAGCGGGGGTTTGGTACGTTAGTGGGGATTTCCTCTGTAGCTGGGGAACGGGGGCGGGCGAGTAATTACTTCTATGGTTCTGCGAAAGCTGGCTTCACAGCATTTTTGTCGGGATTGCGGCATCGCCTTGCCAAATCGGGGGTACAGGTCCTAACGGTGTTGCCCGGCTATGTGAAGACGCGGATGACCGAAGGGATGACATTGCCCCCCCACCTTACGGCGGAGCCAAAGGAAGTGGCCGATGCAATCTTCTCAGCTATAGAAAAAAAGAAGGACGTGATCTACGTGCGACCCACTTGGCGCTGGATCATGGCGGTGATTCGTTGGATTCCTGAACCCTTATTTAAGCGACTGTCTCTGTGA
- a CDS encoding S-adenosyl-l-methionine hydroxide adenosyltransferase family protein, which produces MASWITLLTDFGYRDVYGGVMKGVIFSICPQAQVIDLCHDIPPQDCRTASFQLLQAVPYFPPETVHVVVVDPGVGTSRRAIALDLGVGYCVGPDNGVFSQVCDRYPPRRVVELTQPQFWRTSSPSLTFHGRDIFAPVAAHLAAGADFALLGYAIAPDSLARLPHLTYEVTPQGVQGWIQAIDHFGNVITTLPGHLVAKGYHQIRIQGQQIPLVHTYGDALPHHLIALVGSHGFIELAVNSGSAQSRLGCQNGDALWLV; this is translated from the coding sequence ATGGCTTCTTGGATCACATTGCTGACGGATTTTGGTTACCGGGATGTCTATGGGGGGGTGATGAAGGGGGTCATTTTCAGCATTTGCCCCCAAGCTCAGGTCATTGACCTATGCCATGACATTCCACCACAGGATTGCCGCACAGCCAGTTTTCAGCTGCTGCAAGCGGTGCCCTATTTTCCCCCTGAAACGGTGCATGTCGTGGTAGTGGATCCGGGGGTGGGCACAAGTCGGCGGGCGATCGCCCTCGATCTGGGGGTTGGCTATTGTGTGGGTCCAGATAATGGGGTCTTTAGCCAGGTGTGCGATCGCTATCCTCCCCGGCGCGTCGTTGAGCTAACCCAACCGCAATTTTGGCGCACCTCTAGTCCCAGTTTGACCTTCCATGGGCGGGACATTTTTGCCCCCGTGGCTGCCCATTTAGCCGCCGGAGCGGATTTTGCTCTCCTTGGCTATGCCATTGCCCCAGACAGTTTGGCGCGCTTGCCCCATCTCACCTATGAGGTGACCCCCCAGGGCGTCCAAGGCTGGATTCAAGCCATTGATCACTTTGGTAATGTGATTACTACGCTCCCTGGGCATTTGGTGGCTAAGGGCTATCACCAAATCCGGATTCAGGGGCAGCAGATTCCCCTGGTCCACACCTATGGCGACGCCCTACCTCACCATCTGATTGCCTTGGTAGGCAGTCATGGGTTTATTGAGCTAGCGGTGAATAGTGGCAGTGCCCAATCCCGCCTAGGTTGCCAGAATGGCGATGCCCTGTGGCTAGTTTGA
- a CDS encoding VWA domain-containing protein — MTVELIAKLSDPIISAGQSAQRQLELTLSAQRQEQQRPPLNLCLVLDHSGSMAWEPLEMVKRAAESLVDRLMPSDRLSVIAFDHKAKVLVPNQTVWDKEAIKAQIATLEPGGGTAIDEGMKLGLKEIATGKQGTISQIFLLTDGENEHGDNQRCLELAKLAAEYNITLNALGFGVHWNQDVLEQIADAAGGRLVFIEYAEQAIACFQSLFSHISSVDYTNAHVLLTLSEAAQLGNFKPVHQVAPDTIELTYASPHPHEYVIRVGDVSATIRRTLLITLTTQPLPPGSHLIGFVQVRYDDPVQQSGGLFSERIPLTLTAEPEHVPQVDPEVQQSILILEKYRKTKLAETKLQAGDTAGAATFLQSAAKTALQLGDTAAAKVLEASAQELQQQSTLSESALKRTRIASKTVLSNAPSN, encoded by the coding sequence ATGACGGTTGAACTCATTGCCAAGCTCAGCGATCCCATTATCAGCGCCGGCCAAAGCGCGCAGCGGCAACTGGAACTGACCCTCAGTGCTCAGCGACAGGAACAGCAACGCCCTCCCCTGAATCTCTGTTTGGTTTTGGATCACAGTGGATCAATGGCCTGGGAGCCCTTAGAAATGGTGAAACGGGCAGCCGAGTCCTTGGTCGATCGGTTAATGCCGAGCGATCGCCTGAGTGTCATTGCCTTTGACCACAAAGCGAAGGTTCTGGTGCCCAACCAGACAGTCTGGGACAAGGAGGCCATTAAAGCCCAGATTGCCACCCTCGAACCGGGGGGGGGAACAGCCATTGATGAAGGTATGAAACTAGGGTTGAAGGAAATTGCCACGGGCAAGCAGGGTACCATTTCCCAAATCTTTCTGCTCACAGATGGTGAAAATGAACACGGCGACAACCAGCGTTGCCTTGAGTTGGCCAAGCTGGCTGCGGAGTACAACATTACCTTGAATGCCCTAGGGTTTGGCGTCCACTGGAACCAAGATGTCCTCGAACAAATTGCCGATGCCGCTGGCGGACGGCTGGTGTTTATTGAATATGCTGAGCAGGCGATCGCCTGTTTTCAATCCCTCTTTAGCCACATCAGCAGCGTGGACTACACCAATGCCCATGTCCTACTCACCTTGAGTGAGGCCGCTCAACTGGGGAACTTCAAACCCGTGCACCAAGTTGCGCCCGACACGATTGAACTCACCTACGCAAGCCCCCATCCCCACGAGTATGTGATTCGCGTCGGTGATGTCTCGGCAACCATCAGGCGGACACTCCTCATTACCCTAACGACCCAGCCCTTGCCACCGGGGTCTCACCTCATCGGTTTTGTCCAAGTCCGCTATGATGACCCAGTGCAGCAGTCCGGGGGCCTTTTCTCTGAGAGGATTCCCCTGACGCTCACAGCAGAACCAGAGCACGTGCCCCAAGTAGATCCAGAGGTACAGCAAAGCATTCTCATCCTCGAAAAATACCGCAAAACCAAGCTGGCGGAAACGAAGTTGCAAGCGGGGGATACCGCTGGCGCTGCCACCTTTCTTCAGAGTGCGGCCAAAACTGCTCTACAACTGGGGGATACGGCAGCAGCAAAAGTCCTTGAAGCCTCTGCCCAAGAGCTACAGCAACAATCTACCCTCAGTGAATCTGCCCTCAAGCGCACGCGCATTGCCTCAAAAACAGTCCTGAGCAATGCCCCCTCAAACTAG
- a CDS encoding SMC family ATPase — MIPRQLVLRNFLSYRQATLPFAGLHLACICGANGAGKSSLLEAIAWALWGQSRASREDDVIYYGEMEAQVTFEFSVQGQTYRVVRLRRREQQTVLELQIQTAAGYTPLTGRSLRATQEKIIQILRLDYATFVNSAYLRQGRADEFMAKRPSERKQLLATLLGLDQYETLAEAARDRARDYKAQISVLEQRLQTLADQLAQEPHLRAQQAAVNQQIQQQRQQVQQCQQRLQEQQAAYHIHQLQQRDYAHLQQQRDTLAATIAHLEQQCQTLRQEQAAIADLAARAPLLEAAVRQWESLKIAEAQLQQCFGNYQQLRQQRDRHQQSLDQQRQDLLRTLHGLESQQQFLLEQCQQLEKFLKQENQIVAAFEQLQRARAHLQAQEELQQKVFPLLQAKQRLELEQQQQEQRLRSRRDELQQLWQHLRQQIERQPALQEAVTLITAQIATLEKQRIYQDHVREKGLERRRFLEQLQARQREYERQINQLEQRLELLNQPGAICPLCQRPLDREHYQAVRQRHVAEKEELLNQVWVIREQLAVTEREIQVLRREYLTVGYEISQLTQLFEQRGQLQQQLQSTQDLEPQLDRLAGEIQQIEGQLRNGHQESLGELQAIEAELARLNYDEKNLAIARGQVEKWRWAEAKEQELRQAQRQYQQIQQQLPNLIAQQEELQQQLNALATTSPLAQTLARIDQQLAALAYDPDRHAQIQAQLAALAADYEAYGALQRGRSRQPQLRQDLKHLEETLQQQRAQLQRITDKLATLEETTRTASRLAADLHQQQQHLLQQQQTLEATLAQHGKLSAEIEQLQRLKQEYDQGQQTLAHLRHQYRLYCELAQALGKNGIPALLIETVLPHLEAETNHILGRLSNHQLHVQFITQRSRRRSGADTKPIETLDILIADCQGTRPYESYSGGEAFRINFALRLALARLLAQRSGSDVQFLIIDEGFGTQDAQGCERLIAALNAIAPEFHCILAITHVPALKEAFQTRIEVTKVAGASQLSIIT, encoded by the coding sequence ATGATTCCACGTCAACTGGTATTGCGCAACTTCCTCAGCTATCGCCAAGCCACTCTTCCCTTTGCGGGGTTACACCTGGCCTGTATTTGTGGTGCCAATGGGGCGGGCAAGTCTTCGCTCCTTGAGGCGATCGCTTGGGCACTCTGGGGGCAAAGCCGCGCTAGCCGTGAGGATGATGTGATCTACTACGGCGAAATGGAAGCCCAAGTGACGTTTGAGTTTAGCGTCCAAGGGCAGACTTATCGGGTGGTACGGTTGCGGCGACGGGAGCAACAGACGGTCTTGGAGTTGCAGATTCAGACGGCGGCGGGCTACACTCCGCTAACGGGGCGATCGCTACGAGCGACACAGGAAAAAATCATTCAAATTCTTCGCCTTGACTACGCCACCTTCGTCAACAGCGCCTATTTGCGCCAAGGCCGTGCCGATGAATTTATGGCCAAACGCCCCAGTGAGCGCAAGCAACTGCTGGCCACCCTTTTGGGCTTGGATCAATACGAGACCCTAGCGGAAGCGGCGCGCGATCGCGCCCGTGACTACAAAGCCCAAATCAGTGTTCTGGAACAACGGCTTCAGACTTTAGCCGATCAACTGGCCCAAGAGCCCCACCTGCGTGCCCAACAGGCAGCGGTGAACCAGCAGATTCAACAGCAACGGCAGCAGGTACAGCAGTGCCAACAACGACTCCAAGAGCAACAGGCTGCCTACCATATCCATCAACTCCAACAGCGGGACTATGCACACTTGCAACAGCAGCGCGATACGCTGGCGGCAACGATCGCCCATCTGGAGCAGCAGTGCCAGACCCTTCGCCAAGAACAGGCGGCTATTGCGGATTTGGCAGCCCGTGCCCCCCTATTGGAAGCCGCCGTCAGGCAATGGGAGAGCCTGAAAATTGCCGAAGCGCAATTGCAGCAGTGTTTTGGTAACTATCAACAGCTGCGCCAACAGCGCGATCGCCACCAGCAGAGCCTCGACCAACAGCGGCAAGACCTGCTGCGCACCCTCCATGGATTGGAGAGCCAGCAGCAATTTCTTCTGGAACAATGCCAGCAGTTGGAAAAGTTCCTCAAGCAAGAAAATCAGATTGTTGCTGCTTTTGAACAGTTACAGCGAGCGCGCGCTCACCTCCAAGCCCAAGAAGAGCTGCAACAAAAAGTCTTTCCCCTCCTGCAAGCCAAACAGCGCCTCGAACTGGAACAGCAACAGCAGGAACAACGCCTGCGCAGCCGGCGCGATGAATTGCAGCAGTTGTGGCAGCATCTCCGTCAACAGATAGAACGGCAACCCGCTCTCCAAGAGGCAGTGACCCTGATTACAGCGCAGATTGCAACCCTTGAAAAACAGCGTATCTATCAAGACCATGTGCGGGAAAAGGGACTGGAGCGCCGCCGCTTCCTCGAACAACTGCAAGCCCGCCAACGGGAGTATGAGCGGCAAATTAATCAACTGGAGCAGCGCTTGGAACTACTGAATCAACCGGGAGCCATTTGCCCCCTGTGTCAACGTCCCCTCGATCGCGAGCACTACCAGGCTGTCCGGCAACGCCATGTCGCCGAAAAAGAGGAACTGCTGAATCAGGTGTGGGTCATCCGCGAGCAGCTGGCAGTTACCGAGCGCGAAATCCAAGTTTTACGGCGGGAATATCTAACGGTGGGCTATGAGATCTCACAACTGACGCAACTGTTTGAGCAGCGGGGGCAACTGCAGCAACAACTCCAGAGCACCCAAGATTTAGAACCGCAACTGGATCGCCTAGCTGGGGAAATTCAGCAGATTGAGGGACAGCTCCGGAACGGCCATCAGGAAAGCCTTGGGGAACTGCAAGCGATTGAGGCGGAACTGGCACGCCTGAACTATGATGAGAAAAATCTGGCGATCGCCCGCGGCCAAGTGGAAAAATGGCGTTGGGCCGAAGCCAAGGAACAGGAACTCCGCCAAGCCCAACGACAATACCAGCAGATTCAGCAACAACTGCCAAACCTGATTGCCCAACAGGAGGAACTGCAACAGCAGCTCAACGCCCTTGCAACCACTTCCCCTCTTGCTCAGACCTTGGCAAGGATTGACCAGCAATTGGCCGCCCTAGCCTACGATCCAGACCGCCATGCCCAAATTCAGGCCCAACTGGCTGCACTCGCAGCGGACTATGAGGCCTATGGGGCCCTGCAACGGGGGCGATCGCGCCAACCCCAACTCCGCCAAGACCTCAAGCACCTAGAGGAAACGCTGCAGCAACAACGGGCACAACTGCAACGCATCACTGACAAACTCGCCACCCTTGAAGAAACCACTCGCACCGCCAGCCGCCTGGCCGCCGATCTCCATCAACAGCAACAGCACCTCCTCCAGCAACAGCAGACCCTTGAGGCCACCCTTGCCCAGCATGGCAAACTCAGCGCCGAAATAGAGCAACTCCAGCGCCTGAAACAAGAATACGACCAGGGACAGCAAACCCTTGCCCACCTCCGCCATCAATACCGCCTCTACTGCGAGCTAGCCCAAGCCTTAGGCAAAAATGGCATTCCCGCCCTGCTCATTGAAACCGTCTTGCCCCATCTAGAGGCAGAAACCAATCATATCCTCGGTCGCCTCAGCAACCACCAACTCCATGTGCAGTTCATTACCCAGCGCAGCCGCCGTCGCAGTGGAGCCGACACCAAGCCCATTGAAACCCTTGATATTCTCATTGCCGATTGCCAAGGGACTCGTCCCTACGAAAGCTATTCGGGGGGTGAAGCCTTTCGCATCAATTTTGCTTTGCGCTTAGCCTTAGCACGACTATTGGCCCAGCGATCGGGGAGTGATGTCCAGTTTCTGATTATTGATGAGGGATTCGGTACCCAAGATGCCCAGGGGTGTGAACGGCTGATTGCCGCCTTGAACGCGATCGCCCCCGAATTTCACTGCATTCTCGCCATTACCCATGTTCCTGCCCTCAAGGAAGCCTTTCAAACCCGCATTGAGGTTACCAAAGTCGCCGGGGCCTCCCAACTGAGCATCATCACTTAG
- a CDS encoding AbrB family transcriptional regulator, which yields MGRKPVEPLTGAALLEKYKQLQHLSHEEKAKACGYYTVTKTGKERISKLKFNKALLEALGVNLDSKSGRGGSRGGRSASYRITVQANGNLLIGAAYTKQMNLKPGDEFEITLGRKHIHLKQVSSNGQPTDDEE from the coding sequence ATGGGACGCAAACCAGTAGAACCCTTGACAGGTGCTGCTTTATTAGAAAAGTACAAACAGCTGCAACATCTCAGCCACGAAGAAAAAGCAAAGGCCTGTGGCTACTATACCGTGACCAAAACCGGCAAGGAGCGGATCAGCAAACTGAAGTTTAATAAGGCACTTCTTGAAGCCTTAGGCGTCAATCTTGACAGTAAGTCAGGCCGCGGTGGCAGCCGGGGGGGGCGCAGTGCCAGTTATCGAATTACGGTACAAGCCAATGGCAATTTGCTCATTGGGGCAGCCTATACTAAACAAATGAATCTCAAACCGGGGGATGAGTTTGAGATTACCCTTGGCCGGAAGCACATTCATTTGAAACAAGTGAGCAGCAACGGTCAACCCACCGATGATGAAGAGTAA